Part of the Pseudomonadota bacterium genome, CCCATTTTCATTCTCCTGAATTGTTACGGTTATACAACAAACCCAGGGGCTGAAAAACTCACTTATTCAACTGTCCAGTTTTTGGGGTGCAGCGCAGTACACTAGTTTTCTGAAAGTGGCACCCCCAGAATTAATGTTTATTTATTACGTGAATGTATAATTGAGCAAAAGTTAAAAACAGACGATGTAATGATCAATTCTTAAAAAATGCTTTATTTTCAGCCCATTGAAGTAGCATAGCTTTTTATATGGTGGTATATAGCAGGAGCCTAAATGCCAATAAGATGTACCTTCAAACATCAATATATGCTCAGATAAATTTGCGAATCTGGTTAATGCTAATGTTTTCAGGAGTTTTGGAGGGGAGGCTTTCCTAGAGAATTTGAAATTTAATGCTCAATTAATTCCGTGAATATCGGTGATTATGGAATTAATGTAGCTTCAGGGTGTCATGAAGTACAGTGGATTTTATATCCATTGAGTAAATCGTGTGTTGCCTCAATATTCAACTGATTTGATCAATGGTTCAGGGCAAATGCATTGCAAGCAGCGTCTTTCAGATTTTCCATAGCAATAGGGAATTGGACCATAGCTAATCCGAGATACGCCTAATTCCATAAGTACTTGAGAAGTTGTTGATCTACGGTGACTACCAAAAATCTGAGTGGACAAAGGATAACCCCTCAATGGTGGTTGTTTGCAAACTGTGATATGAAGCAAATATGAACATCACGCAAATTACCCCACGCCAAGCACAACAGTTATGCCGAGAGATCACAACCACTTTGCCTGAATGGTTCGGGCAACCTCAATCCAATGAACGTTACGTCAAAGGCATGCTGGAGCGCACCTCTTTTGCCGTACAATCTGGCGAACCATTTGTAGGATTATTAGCGCTGGAATTTCCGTTTCCCAATAATGCCAACATCTATTGGATGGGGGTTAAACCTAATTATCACGGCCAGGGTA contains:
- a CDS encoding GNAT family N-acetyltransferase, translating into MNITQITPRQAQQLCREITTTLPEWFGQPQSNERYVKGMLERTSFAVQSGEPFVGLLALEFPFPNNANIYWMGVKPNYHGQGIGNALISAAEAYAGQQGATTITVETLSPKASDEYYLKTFDFYCKVGFQPLFELCPYGPEQPMVYMCKYLQSDITN